One window of Chamaesiphon minutus PCC 6605 genomic DNA carries:
- a CDS encoding mucoidy inhibitor MuiA family protein, with protein MINNQNLLDTQIVAVTVYTDRALVNRQGQISLMGTERELTVSNLPTTLDPESIRVSGKGSVGVKIQGVTTDRQYTTEPVADRIAQLTAQIDRLGADKRRIQSQIDTLKLQSNFIQGLREKTQESFSRSLARQQIGLEDTQNFLDFIGTKTTEYAVAGEDLRQQQQQIDKQLQSLRLQLEEVETPYSKESYEVTISVEPAGAGDFQLELSYVVARAHWTPLYDLRVQSTSKTIQLNYLAEIVQTTGEDWTNVSLILSTAKPGLGTLPPKLDPWYIDIPAPIMMRQRSIASKSADMMEISAAAPAPMMATMSAFERTEEPIYLAETVVAEVSQQGSVVTFQLGGGGNIPSDGNPHKVTIFNDNFPCQFEYIAMPRLVSFAYLQAKAKNRADGATLLPGKANIFRDDVFVGTSNLENTAPGQEFKLNLGIDEGLKIDRELSERQVDKTFLAGNRRITYAYRLSVTNLLNTLTHIQISDLIPHSRTEQIKVKILKISPQIQPGELGRLVWELDLPVNQKTEINYQFSIEHPEGVRVQGLDI; from the coding sequence ATGATTAATAACCAAAATCTCCTCGATACCCAAATTGTGGCCGTAACCGTATATACAGATCGCGCTTTAGTCAATCGTCAAGGGCAAATTAGTTTGATGGGCACAGAGCGCGAATTGACGGTGAGCAACTTACCCACTACCCTCGATCCGGAATCCATTCGCGTTAGTGGTAAAGGTAGCGTGGGCGTCAAAATTCAAGGCGTCACTACCGATCGCCAATATACCACCGAACCCGTCGCCGATCGCATCGCCCAACTCACAGCTCAAATCGATAGGTTAGGAGCCGACAAACGTCGCATTCAATCGCAAATCGATACTCTCAAGCTCCAATCCAACTTCATCCAAGGCTTGCGTGAGAAAACTCAAGAATCATTCTCTCGCAGTCTGGCACGCCAGCAAATCGGGCTAGAAGACACCCAAAACTTCCTGGACTTCATAGGGACTAAAACCACCGAATACGCCGTTGCAGGGGAAGATTTGCGCCAGCAGCAGCAACAAATTGACAAGCAGCTTCAGAGCCTGCGACTCCAACTAGAGGAAGTCGAGACACCTTATAGCAAAGAGAGTTACGAAGTGACGATCTCCGTTGAGCCTGCTGGAGCTGGCGACTTTCAACTAGAATTGAGCTACGTAGTCGCTCGCGCGCATTGGACGCCACTTTACGATCTGCGCGTCCAAAGTACCAGTAAAACCATTCAACTTAATTATCTGGCCGAAATCGTCCAAACCACAGGCGAAGACTGGACGAATGTCAGTCTGATTCTCTCTACCGCCAAACCAGGATTGGGTACTCTACCGCCAAAATTAGACCCTTGGTATATCGACATCCCCGCACCGATAATGATGCGCCAAAGAAGTATCGCATCCAAATCAGCAGACATGATGGAAATCTCAGCGGCTGCGCCTGCACCGATGATGGCAACAATGTCTGCTTTCGAGCGAACTGAAGAACCGATCTATTTAGCCGAAACTGTCGTCGCGGAGGTATCTCAACAGGGGAGCGTGGTGACATTTCAACTCGGCGGTGGTGGCAATATTCCCAGCGATGGCAATCCGCACAAAGTGACGATTTTTAACGATAATTTTCCGTGTCAATTCGAGTATATTGCCATGCCGAGATTGGTGAGTTTTGCGTACTTACAAGCTAAAGCCAAAAATCGCGCCGACGGTGCGACATTATTACCAGGTAAGGCGAATATTTTCCGAGATGATGTGTTTGTCGGTACCAGCAATTTAGAAAATACCGCTCCGGGACAAGAATTCAAACTCAACTTAGGCATTGATGAAGGACTTAAAATCGATCGAGAGTTGAGCGAACGCCAAGTCGATAAAACTTTCCTGGCTGGCAATCGCCGGATTACATATGCTTATCGGCTCAGTGTGACTAATTTACTCAACACGCTTACTCATATCCAAATTAGCGATCTAATTCCCCACAGCCGCACCGAACAAATTAAAGTAAAAATACTCAAAATCTCGCCGCAGATTCAACCAGGAGAATTAGGGCGATTGGTGTGGGAACTCGATCTTCCAGTCAATCAAAAAACAGAAATTAACTATCAATTCTCGATCGAACATCCAGAAGGCGTGCGGGTGCAAGGTTTGGATATTTAG
- a CDS encoding HD domain-containing phosphohydrolase, which translates to MVKSSSPKFMHGDSSLADLTMTSLDSLTSIAAERQTIEQLLSIGTALSDCLNLTELLDLILSKSREITCSDAGSVYSIDRTHGEPKLIFKAAQNDSRPNISFQSASLPLNLESLAGYVAITGESLNIPDAYALGNNVPYKFDRHFDLEFDYRTVSVLVIPMQNREGETIGVLQLIDRKLKADIQITPENALCVTQPYSNWEQQIIRSLASQAAISIERNHLLESIEELFAGFITASVQVIESRDPSTAGHSERVAKLSVRLSQEVNSVESGILAAIRFNDRQIQEIRYASLLHDFGKISIPEAIVQKGKKLYPHQLTELSHRFNLLRRTWELEFAERKFTYLLNPPLEYRHQTGDNCLHCHHLQQLDLELQAKLDRLQSYWELVNKLNQPDVVLTIEFAEKLDTIVTDLQQLAQYTYRDLDGNLQPLLTPAEIEQLLIPRGSLTAAERSIVESHVSHTYDFLCKIPWTKHLQDVPKIAGSHHEKLDGSGYPRRLTAIDIPIQSQIMTIADIYDALTASDRPYKPRLSLDRTLAILHQEATAGKLESNLLELFEQRQVYSVLSDINPA; encoded by the coding sequence ATGGTGAAAAGTTCCAGTCCTAAATTTATGCACGGAGATAGTAGCTTGGCCGATCTGACGATGACATCGTTAGATTCACTTACCAGTATCGCCGCCGAACGCCAAACGATCGAACAATTATTGTCGATCGGGACTGCACTATCCGATTGTCTCAATTTAACAGAATTACTCGACTTAATTTTGTCTAAAAGTCGGGAAATTACTTGTAGCGATGCGGGGAGTGTCTATTCGATCGATCGCACTCATGGCGAGCCAAAGTTAATTTTTAAAGCCGCGCAGAATGACTCGCGCCCCAATATTTCTTTTCAGTCGGCGAGTCTCCCCCTGAATCTAGAAAGTTTGGCGGGATATGTGGCAATTACGGGGGAAAGTCTAAATATTCCCGATGCTTATGCACTGGGTAATAACGTTCCTTATAAATTCGATCGCCATTTCGATCTTGAGTTTGATTATCGCACGGTGTCGGTGCTGGTGATCCCGATGCAAAATCGCGAAGGCGAGACAATTGGGGTATTGCAATTGATCGATCGTAAGCTCAAAGCAGATATCCAAATTACGCCAGAAAATGCGCTCTGTGTAACGCAACCCTATTCTAATTGGGAACAGCAAATCATTCGCTCGTTAGCTTCCCAAGCGGCAATTTCGATCGAGCGCAATCATCTGTTAGAGAGTATCGAGGAGTTATTTGCCGGATTTATTACTGCCTCGGTACAAGTCATCGAAAGCCGCGATCCGAGTACCGCCGGACATTCCGAGCGCGTCGCCAAATTGAGCGTGCGGCTGAGTCAGGAAGTCAATAGTGTCGAATCGGGAATCCTCGCCGCGATCCGTTTTAACGATCGCCAGATTCAAGAAATCCGCTATGCATCTCTCCTTCACGACTTTGGTAAAATTAGCATTCCTGAAGCGATCGTCCAAAAAGGTAAAAAACTTTATCCCCACCAACTCACCGAACTCAGTCACCGCTTCAATCTGCTCCGCCGCACTTGGGAATTAGAATTTGCCGAACGAAAGTTCACCTACTTATTAAATCCGCCGCTAGAGTATCGCCATCAGACAGGTGATAATTGTCTCCATTGCCACCACTTACAACAATTAGATCTCGAATTGCAAGCCAAACTCGATCGCTTGCAATCTTATTGGGAATTAGTCAATAAACTCAATCAACCCGATGTCGTACTGACGATCGAATTTGCCGAAAAATTAGATACGATCGTAACAGATCTTCAGCAACTAGCCCAATATACTTACCGCGATCTCGACGGTAATTTACAACCCTTACTTACCCCCGCCGAAATCGAACAACTGTTAATTCCCAGAGGTTCGCTCACCGCCGCCGAACGCTCGATCGTGGAATCTCATGTCAGCCACACTTACGATTTTCTGTGCAAAATTCCCTGGACGAAACATCTTCAAGATGTACCCAAAATTGCAGGTTCCCACCACGAAAAGTTAGATGGTAGCGGTTATCCCAGAAGGTTGACGGCGATCGATATTCCCATCCAATCGCAAATCATGACGATCGCCGATATTTATGATGCTTTAACGGCTAGCGATCGACCATACAAACCGCGTTTATCACTCGATCGAACCTTAGCTATTTTGCATCAAGAAGCCACCGCAGGCAAGCTCGAAAGTAATCTTTTAGAGCTATTCGAGCAACGTCAAGTTTACTCGGTGTTAAGCGACATAAATCCTGCTTGA
- a CDS encoding RNA ligase family protein gives MLYYPKIPDSRNCPDGKCIAFEKYDGTNLHWDWARDFGWHAFGTRRDVFNLTAAGIGEFQVKHQHLSECTAVFDRDWASDLERVFLDRPQYQNVREIKVFMKFLGANSFAGLHRHEDPKELRLFDVWLEEFGFISPFQFVDDFQHLSIARVVYRGKLTGQFTEDVRSGKYQVDEGVICKGGTGGQDLWMAKIKTNAYSAKLKIAFADRREDYWE, from the coding sequence ATGTTATATTATCCCAAAATCCCCGACAGTCGTAATTGTCCCGACGGCAAATGTATCGCGTTTGAAAAATACGACGGTACCAATCTGCATTGGGATTGGGCGCGAGATTTTGGTTGGCACGCTTTCGGTACCAGACGCGATGTGTTTAACTTAACCGCTGCGGGTATCGGAGAGTTTCAAGTTAAACATCAACATTTAAGCGAATGTACCGCCGTCTTCGATCGCGATTGGGCCAGCGATTTAGAACGAGTTTTTCTCGATCGTCCTCAGTATCAAAATGTTCGAGAAATTAAAGTTTTCATGAAATTTTTAGGAGCTAATTCTTTCGCTGGATTGCATCGACATGAAGATCCCAAGGAACTAAGACTATTTGACGTATGGTTGGAAGAGTTTGGCTTTATTAGTCCGTTTCAATTTGTCGATGACTTCCAACATCTCTCGATCGCTAGAGTAGTTTATCGAGGTAAATTAACCGGACAATTCACCGAAGATGTGCGATCTGGTAAATACCAAGTCGATGAAGGTGTGATTTGTAAAGGCGGTACAGGCGGCCAAGATTTATGGATGGCAAAAATTAAAACAAATGCTTATTCAGCCAAACTAAAAATAGCTTTTGCCGATCGGAGGGAAGATTATTGGGAGTAA
- a CDS encoding EndoU domain-containing protein, producing the protein MKKPRLRKKHLQPFFDLTDNPEVHHVPQGIAVDITPPPPQLSPFDRDVLQVCGNLGSRPAAEDFKALLKAYPEVLQRIQQAVDGEIFVGRNSETEFLEDLTEIWFKRDGFEHIFCGSIERGQLKGMHYVGRYLQLQEQGLAGRMPNNQHQEETLAGVVYTIGVVVKHGDKLLADRRNGYALVTDAAELLIAVTQAFKKKNRPRSTYTVAVVDVDSGHTYPAVFVKEDNAIVTFYPDVTPIEPLA; encoded by the coding sequence ATGAAAAAACCGCGTCTGCGCAAAAAACATTTACAGCCATTTTTCGATCTGACAGACAATCCCGAAGTTCATCACGTCCCCCAGGGAATTGCCGTCGATATCACGCCCCCACCGCCGCAATTATCGCCATTCGATCGAGATGTATTACAAGTTTGCGGTAATTTAGGATCTCGCCCTGCTGCTGAAGACTTTAAAGCATTATTGAAGGCTTATCCAGAAGTACTCCAGCGGATTCAGCAGGCTGTAGATGGTGAGATATTTGTAGGGAGAAATAGCGAAACAGAATTTCTCGAAGATCTAACTGAGATCTGGTTTAAACGTGATGGCTTCGAGCATATTTTTTGTGGGAGTATCGAACGCGGACAGTTGAAAGGAATGCATTATGTCGGACGCTATCTGCAACTGCAAGAGCAAGGATTAGCAGGTAGAATGCCGAATAATCAACACCAAGAAGAAACACTCGCGGGGGTTGTTTATACGATCGGGGTAGTAGTTAAACATGGCGATAAATTATTAGCCGATCGTCGTAATGGTTACGCTTTAGTTACCGATGCCGCAGAATTATTAATTGCTGTTACCCAAGCATTTAAAAAGAAGAATCGCCCTCGATCTACTTATACTGTTGCCGTTGTCGATGTCGATTCAGGACATACTTATCCAGCAGTATTTGTTAAAGAAGATAATGCGATCGTTACTTTTTATCCCGATGTAACACCAATAGAGCCTCTTGCTTAG
- the hemE gene encoding uroporphyrinogen decarboxylase: protein MTEIGQEPLLLRAAKGATLDRPPVWMMRQAGRYMKVYRDLRDKYPSFRDRSEKPELAIEISLQPWRAFEPDGVIMFSDILTPLPGVGIPFDIIESRGPIIEPAIRSQAQIDALHPLNPEESLPFIKEILGTLRREVGNKSTVLGFVGAPWTLAAYAIEGKSSKDYANIKGMAFREPQMLHSLLAKIADAIAVYVRYQIDCGAQVVQMFDSWAGQLSPQDYETFALPYQQRVVRQVKETHPDTPLILYISGSSGVLELMGKSGVDIVSLDWTVDMAVGRQRIGTHLGVQGNMDPCALYGSKDFIRDRIVDTVRKAGKTGHIMNLGHGVLPTVPEENVAHFFETAKNVDKLL from the coding sequence ATGACAGAAATCGGTCAAGAACCACTATTATTGCGCGCCGCCAAAGGTGCCACACTCGATCGTCCGCCAGTCTGGATGATGCGCCAAGCGGGACGCTATATGAAAGTCTATCGGGATTTACGCGATAAATATCCTTCATTCCGCGATCGATCCGAAAAACCCGAACTGGCGATCGAAATTTCCCTCCAACCCTGGCGCGCTTTCGAGCCGGATGGCGTCATCATGTTCTCAGACATCCTCACGCCTCTCCCAGGCGTCGGCATCCCCTTCGATATCATCGAAAGTCGGGGGCCGATTATCGAACCAGCAATCCGCTCTCAAGCACAAATTGACGCCCTCCATCCCCTAAATCCCGAAGAGTCGCTGCCCTTTATTAAAGAAATCTTAGGCACCTTACGCCGCGAAGTGGGGAATAAATCTACAGTCTTGGGGTTCGTCGGCGCACCCTGGACGCTAGCAGCATACGCGATCGAAGGCAAAAGCTCTAAAGACTATGCCAACATCAAAGGGATGGCATTCCGCGAACCCCAGATGCTCCATAGTTTACTCGCTAAAATCGCTGACGCGATCGCCGTCTACGTCCGCTATCAAATCGATTGTGGTGCTCAAGTCGTCCAAATGTTCGATTCCTGGGCGGGACAACTCAGCCCCCAAGACTACGAAACCTTCGCCCTCCCCTATCAGCAACGCGTCGTCCGCCAAGTCAAGGAAACTCACCCCGATACGCCCCTAATCCTCTACATCAGCGGTAGCTCTGGCGTATTAGAACTAATGGGTAAATCTGGTGTCGATATCGTCAGCCTCGATTGGACGGTGGACATGGCAGTCGGACGCCAACGGATCGGGACTCATCTGGGCGTGCAAGGTAATATGGACCCTTGTGCATTGTATGGTTCTAAAGATTTCATCCGCGATCGGATCGTCGATACTGTCCGGAAGGCTGGCAAAACCGGACATATCATGAATCTCGGCCATGGTGTCTTACCCACAGTACCCGAAGAAAATGTCGCTCACTTCTTTGAAACTGCCAAGAATGTCGATAAGTTACTCTAA